One region of Virgibacillus sp. SK37 genomic DNA includes:
- a CDS encoding replication/maintenance protein RepL, whose product MDKHSDEKKVTMELTMNEFQRLQRLLELDKNDEEQEKRKEEEKKNHNFIQVYRDHMPELRWLMANHNFASSLLFFIIEHMDNRNALACSYAVFEDYFEKSKMTIYRGIKTLQENGFIDVLKMGTSNVYLVNEDLAWTAKNNEKKYAKYEGKILVSKKENKDYEYRNQFDRLKNLKERENLK is encoded by the coding sequence ATGGACAAACATTCAGATGAAAAAAAGGTCACAATGGAACTAACAATGAACGAATTTCAAAGACTTCAAAGACTATTAGAGCTTGATAAAAATGATGAAGAACAAGAAAAACGAAAAGAGGAAGAGAAGAAAAATCACAATTTCATTCAAGTTTATAGAGATCATATGCCAGAACTTCGTTGGTTGATGGCTAACCATAATTTCGCTAGTTCTCTTTTATTCTTTATCATTGAACATATGGACAACAGAAACGCTTTAGCTTGCTCTTATGCTGTATTTGAGGATTACTTTGAGAAGTCTAAAATGACCATTTACAGAGGAATTAAAACTCTTCAAGAAAACGGCTTTATAGATGTTTTGAAAATGGGTACTTCAAATGTTTATCTTGTTAATGAAGATCTTGCTTGGACTGCTAAAAACAACGAAAAGAAATATGCCAAATACGAGGGCAAAATCCTTGTTAGCAAAAAGGAAAATAAAGATTATGAATATCGAAATCAATTTGACCGTTTAAAGAATTTAAAAGAGCGTGAAAATCTAAAATAA